CTCAACGGCATCGAAACTAAAATTGCAGAAGCCCGCATACTGGCAACTTGGACGGATGATGAAGCCAAATCCACCAAAATTGATAGGCGGGTTGCCCACTACACCGGACAGGCTGAACTAGCTCAATCTATTCAAGAAGGATTGGAAGCACGCGCTAAGGGTGATATTGAGGTTGCTACTGCTAAGTTGGGCAAAGCTGTAAAACTTGCTCATGAATCTGGTAACGAAGCAACGGCCAAACTGTTGAAAACTGTAGTTGATGTGCAGGATGCATCTACAGGGACAGTACGACTGAAGCGAGAAGTAGCAAAGGAAGATGCAATGGCATTGGAAACTCGTTCTACGAAGACTACTCGTATTCCTAAAAATTAGTCAAGGGTCAAGAGTCGAATGGCACTAAGACTCATGTAAAACCTCGTCAGGGCTCTTTGTTGGGGGTAGGGTTGCAGGTTCGTGTTTAAGACAATTAAATTTTAGTTGCGCGGCGGAGTTTAACATCTTCTTAATTCCCCACACCCCACACCCAAAAGCCAGTTATATCAAGGGTTTGTGCTTAAATTAGTGCCATTCGGTCAAGAGTCAAACAAAGTAAGTGCCGAAGCAAGTATGTCTACTTATAAATGTCCAAAAGGACACGATTCAACTGAATCAGATTTTTGTTCAGACTGCGGAAGCAAAATTCTTGGTGTAACTGAACAAGCGTTAGATACAAATACTATTCCCTCAAAACTGACGCAATCCATAGGCGTTGAAACTTGTCCAGCTTGCAGCGCCCCGCACGAAGCAGACAGTGGGGTCTTTTGTGAGATTTGCGGTTACAACTTTGTTACCGGAGTACATGGCGAAGTACCTATTGCCAAGGAAGCAGGGGAGCAGGAGGGCAGGGGAGCAGGGGAAGCAGGGGGAGAAATTACTTTCTCATCTCCAGTGGCTGAATGGGAACTTATTGTTACAGTTGATCCATCGCTACGCGAATCTGAAAGCCCAGAAGCACCTATAAACCAAGCACCTCTTACTTTCCGGTTAGAAAAGGACAGTAACTTAATTGGTCGTTCCAGTGAAATCCGGGGTATCCATCCAGAAGTTCCACTAGATTTTGATGATGCTGTGTCGCGTCGCCATGCTTTGCTCAACCGTCAGCCGGACGGTAGTTTTACTCTGCGCGATATCGATTCTGCTAACGGCACAAAACTTAATGGGGTGGAATTACAGCCAATGGTGGATGCACCACTACAAGACAAAGATGAATTCACCCTGGGACACTGGACTCGAATCATAGTCAAAGCTGTTCGACAATCATAAGTAGTAAAAATATGAGTAAAATAATCGCACTCTCCAGTAAGGCAATTAGCAAACTCACGACTCCGCAACTCCTCAAAGGTGGCTTATACCTCACTTGGGCAGCAAGTGTATTGATGCTAATTGCCACTATTTCCGGCATTCAAGGGCAACGGAATGCCATCAAAACAGTTGGTAAAGACTCAACACCAAGTATTGTAACTGCTCAACGTCTCAAGGATGCGTTTGCAGGTATGGATGCCTACGTTGTTAAAGAACTACTAGTTCCACCGGGACAAAGCCAAGATGCTGTCAAGGGTTCCGAGGAACGATACCAGAAAGCCACCGAAAGGTTAGTTGCTGCTGCTGAAAATATTTCCTTTGGGGATAGAGAGCGAAAACCTATTGAGACTATGCAACTGGGATTTGGTAAGTACCTGAGCAAAATTCAACAGGCGCGAGACGCGCACACACGGGGTGATGCCAATGCAGTTCTAGCTGCCTATCGTGGAGCAGCCGAAATTATGGACAAAACGCTGATACCAGCAGCCGATACCCTTGATGAGGTGAACTTACAAGCTATAGAAAACACTTACTCTCAAGAAAAGTTAACTTCTAGAAAATTTTTATTGTTTATTGTTATTTCGGCTGTGGCACTCATCAGCATACTGGTGACATTGCAAGTATTTCTTAGTCAGCGGATGCGCCGCAGTTTTAATCCTTGTCTGTTAGTGGCGAGTGCGATCGCTATTGCTTTTTTAAATTACACTTTAGGAGCGCTTTTTTCTGCTTCCCAACATCTCAGGGTTGCCAAAGAAGATGCGTTCATGTCGATGCACGTCTTACGAGAAGCCCGTGCTTTAGGCTACATCACTAATGCTACCGAAAGTCGTTACTTACTTGATACAGCTTTTTCTGCTACTTACGAACAAGCTTTTCTCAGCAACATAACTAAACTTGCCGAATTACCCAACGGTCAAACTTTCGATACGGTGGCTACAGCATTAATACAGCAAACAAAGATAGACGGCTTCACAGGTTATCTAGCTGACGAATTCAATAATATTACCTTTGCAGGTGAACGAGAAGCTGCGATCGCCAACCTTTCTACTTTGGGTACTTATGTTGCTATCGATAAACAAATCCGCCAGCTTGAGCGCAGTGGCAAACATCAAGAAGCGATCGCACTAGCTATCGGTAACAACCCAGGACAGTTAAACTGGGCGTTTGAGGAATTTAAAAACGCTAATCAAAAAGTTTTCGATATCAACCAAGAAGCTTTTGACAAAGCAATTAAACAAGGCTTTAAGGATGTAGACGGCTTCGAGATTACTACTCCGCTGGCAATGAGTGCGATCGCTCTTTTGAGTTTACTGGGAATATTGCCACGTCTGAAGGAGTATTCTGGTTAAAACCTGTATTATATTTTTTACCCAAGAGTCAGTTAGCAGAGGAGCAAGGGGGCAGCTGCCTCCCGCCTCAGTTACTATCTTTAATAGGAATTCAGTATTACTATCCATTTGAAGGCTACGTTATGGCAGTAAACTTTAGTCGGCGTAAATTTATCTATGGTTCAGCTGGCTTAGGTACTAGCCTACTCGTAAAAGCTTGCAGTAACCAAACGACAACACCAACGGCTGCGGGTGGTGAAGGGTTTAAAATAGCGATCGCTCTTCCTGGAGTAATCACTGATAAAGCTTGGAATCAATCTGGTTACGAAGGAGTAAACTTAGCAAAACAAAAGCTGAGTGCAGAAACTGCTTACGTAGAACAAGTAGCACAAGCAGATCAAACAGAAGCGCTAACAGATTTCGCACGTAAAGGCTACAATGTGGTGATTGCCCACGGCGGACAATTTGATGCAGCAGTGGAACAAGTAGCTAATCAGTTTCCCAATACGTTTTTTATAGCTGTTAACGGTTCTATCAAAGGCGAAAATATTGCCGCTTTGCGAATAGATCACCTCCAAGCCAGCTATTTATGTGGAATTATCGGCGCTTCTGTGACTAAATCTAATAAATTAGCTTATATTGCCGGGCAAGAATTTGAGGCTACTCAGCAAGAATTACGCGGGTTTGAATTAGGGGCAAAGTCGGTTAAACCGGATATTAAAATTACTTCTACTTTTACAGGTGATTGGAATGATGCTGCTAAAGGTAAGGAAGCCACACTTGCATTAATTTCATCTGGTGCAGATGTGATTTATCAATGGTTAGATAATGCCTCATCTGCGGTTTTGCAAACTGCAAGTGATAAAGGTGTGTATGCTTTTGGCAATACTAAGGATCAATTAGATATTGCTCCCAATGCAGTTTTAACAAGTGCTGTTAAGCGGCTGGATATAGCAATAGCTTATTTAGCAGAATTAGCCAAACAAAAACAATTAAAAGGGCAGATATATACGTTAGGGCTAGAAAGACCAGATATATTATTTTTAGGTAAATTTGGGACAAAAGTACCAGAACAGGTTAAACAAAAAGCGTTGAATACGAAACAGGAGATTGTTGGTAAAAAAATTACTTTTGAAAATTGTAAAGATGGTGGTAAAGATACACGTTGCGTCAAAAAAGCTACTGTTTAACTACCTCAAAAATGTCATATTTACGTCTAGACAATATTACTAAATGCTTTGGCTCATTTGTTGCCAACGATAATATCAGCTTTAGTATTGCTAATGGCAAAATCCATGCTATTTTAGGCGAAAATGGAGCAGGCAAAACCACTTTAATGAATATTATTAGTGGTCTTTATCAACCTGATAAAGGTCAAATTTATCTGCAAGAGCAACCAGTAAAAATTCCATCACCTAACACAGCAATTAATTTGGGAATTGGTATGATTCATCAACACTTCATGCTCATACCAGAATTGACTGTTACAGAAAATATCATATTAGGAACAGAGAATCGCTGGCGTTTAAATCTGCATCAAAAACAACAAGAAATTGCTGTATTAGCCCAAAGTTACGGATTAGAAATTGACCCTTCTGTTAAGGTGGAAAACTTACCAGTAGGGACACAACAGCGGATAGAAATTCTCAAAGTTCTCTACCGTCAAGCCAAATTATTGATTCTCGATGAACCAACAGCAGTGTTGACACCGCCGGAAGTCGAATCATTAATGGCTATCTTGCGCCAATTAGCAGCTGTTGGTAACACGATTATTTTTATCAGCCACAAATTAGAAGAGGTTATGAACCTCTGTGACACGGTGACAGTGTTGCGACGAGGAAAAGTAGTAGCAACGACAACAACCAAAGAATCAACATCTCAACAGTTAGCAGAATTAATGGTAGGACGTGAAGTTGTTTTACAGGTGCGTAAATCCTTAGCATCGCCAGGAAAGGTGATATTGTCAGTGCAGGATTTGCAAGTTGTAGACGAACGGAATGTAACTGCTGTAGATAATATATCATTTCAGTTGCGGGCAGGAGAAATTTTAGGGATTGCTGGCGTAGATGGCAATGGACAGCGAGAATTAGCAGATGCAGTAGTAGGTTTGCGAACTATCAAACAGGGAAAAATTAAGTTTGGATATCCCCCCAAAAGTGCTGTTGGTTACATCCCGGAAGATAGGCAGAAAATGGGTTTAGTATTGCAATTTAGTGTTGCCCAAAACTTGATTTTGAAAGCTTTTAAAAAGCTGCCGTTTTCTCGTAATTTTCTATTACAACGAGAAGCAATTAAAAATAACGCTAAGTCTGCAATGCAAGAGTTTGATATCCGGGCGACGGGGGAAGATGTGCAAGTAAGTCACTTGTCGGGGGGAAATCAACAAAAAGTGGTTTTGGCGCGGGAACTTGCAGGGGAACCAGATTTAATTGTGGCGATGCAACCAACACGGGGATTAGATGTGGGGGCGACAGCCGCAGTACATTCTCAGTTGTTAGCAGAACGCGATCGCGGTGCGGCAATATTGTATATTTCTACTGAGTTAGAAGAGTTGATGGCAATGAGCGATCGCATTGCCGTAATCTACAGAGGTAAGTTTCTAGCTATTTTGGATGCACAGACAGCAACAGTGGAAGAGATTGGTTTGTTGATGGCTGGGGGGAAGAAATAAACTGAAAAGGAAGAGGAAAGGGAGAAATTTGTAGTTTTGGCGTAATATTAACAGGTATGCCGAGTCTTTATATTATTGGTGGTGCAAACGGTTCAGGGAAAACGACAGTTTCAATGAGTTTGTTACCTAATTTTCTAGATTGCTTCGAGTATGTAAATGCAGATGCTATTGCAGTTGGACTTTCTCCATTTAATCCAGATTCTATGGCTCTGGAGGCTGGACGCTTGATGATTCGGCGGCTGCGATCGCTATCAAATTCAGGTAGTGATTTTGCTTTTGAAACCACACTAGCCGCTAGAAGTTTTGCACCATTTCTAAGCAGCTGTAGAGCAAAAGGCTACACAATTAACTTAATTTACTTCTGGTTGCAAAGTGTTGACTTGGCAGTAGAACGGGTAGCAAGACGGGTTGCTAACGGTGGACACTCAATTCCAGAAGATGTAATTCGCAGACGCTACCAACAGGGAAGAAGAAATCTGATATCTTTGTATCTACCCTTATGTGATGGTTGGATGATCTATGATAACTCTAGAGCATCTCCCGTTTTACTGGCTGAACAGATTATTAATCAGCAGCCTATAATTTATATAAATGATATTTGGAGCAAAATTATAGAGGGGTAAAATGACAGAAGAAGAGATGAAAAAGCTGCATAGCAAAATTGATGAGGGCGTAAAAGAAGCAATTGCAAAAGCAATTGAAAAGCATCGTAAGCTTAATCAAGCAATCAGTATTATGCGAGATGGCAAGGTTGTGACTTTAAATGCTGAGGAAATATTAGATATTCAGATTTAACAAAATATAGAAAACAAAAGCTAATAGATGTTATTACATTACCGTAATGTATAAAGATGATTTTCTAGTTATATCTCAATTAACTCCATAATGGATAATTATACAATCTTTCTGCGCTCTTCTTTGCATCTTCGCGTCTTGGCGTGAGAAAAAGTATTTTTATACCTCATGTTCATGACTAACACCTTCATAAAACAAATCACAAATCAATAGTACAGCTAAAATCGAGACTTTCTATAGTAAGAGTATCACCAATACTATAGGGATAATAGAGCCACATTCTACCTTCGCCACGACGGTAAGATTCGACTCCAATTTTTTCAGATTCGATAATAATATATTCTTTTAAAGTAGGAATAGTGCGATAAAAAGAAAATTTTTCTCCCCTATCTTTGGCTTCTGTACCAGGAGAGATAACTTCGAAAATTAGTGTAGGATATTGAATACATTTGCGAGCATTTAAATCGCGTGAATCACAACTAACTATTACATCAGGGGAATAATAGTAACTCTTAAAACTTATTTGCAGTTTGACATCTGCAACGTTTACACGACAATCTCTAGGACGCAGATGAGGATACAATGCTCTGTAGAGATTAAGGGCAATATGATTGTGGGGAATTGTACCGCCAGTCATTGCAAAGACTTCGCCGTTGACGTATTCATAGCGATAGTCTTGTAACGGTTCCCAATCTAGGTATTATTCGATACTCGTTTTTTGAGGTTAAGGGTTGGTAATCATCGCATCATGACTACAACTAATCGCATTCGGTTCTTGCTACCAATCCTATCACCGCTAATTGCGATCGCCTCTGCTCTCATCGTCGGCGCAATTCTTATTTCACTGGCTGGGGCAAATGCGATCGCAGCATACACAGCTTTATTTCAAGAATCCCTTTTTACCTACTTTGGATTTGGTAACACCCTTACCAAAATGACGCCATTGTTGTTCACCAGTTTAGGGGTTTTGGTAGGATTACGTGCTGGTCAATTTAATATCGGTGGCGAGGGACAAATTTACTTAGGTGCTTTGGGAAGTGCTTTGATTGGGTTATATCTGCAAGGATTACCCGGATTAATTCACGTACCATTGGCACTGTTAGCAGGATTTCTCTTTGGTGCGGTTTGGGGTTGGATTCCTGGTTATCTCAAAGCTGTGCGGGGTGTGAATGAAGTTATAACTACGTTGCTGCTAAATTACATTGCAATTAATTTAGTTAGTTACCTAGTGCAAAATCCTTTGAAAGCACCAACAGCACCTAGCCCTTATTCGCCATTAATTGCCAAATCTGCTCAGTTACCGATTATTTTACCAGGAAGCCTCGCCCACGCGGGAATTTTGCTAGGGTTAATTGCCGCAGGGATTTTGTGGGTATTATTAGTGCGATCGCCTCTAGGTTACCAAATCGCCGCTGTCGGATTTAACCCAATTGCCGCCCGTTATGCTGGTATTTCTGTTGAACGCACTATTATGCTGGTGATGGCGTTAGCCGGTGGTTTAGCTGGGTTGGCGGGTGCAACTGAAGTGATGGGGTTGAAATATCGGCTATTTGAGCAAGTTTCACCGGGTTATGGATTTGATGCGATCGCGATCGCTTTTTTAAGTCGCGGGAGTGTTTTCGGTGTAATATTGACTTCCCTATTTTTCGCCGCACTTCGTAGTGGTGCTAATGTGATGCAACGCAGCGCTGGTGTGCCAGTAACTGTAGTTTATGCAATTCAAGGATTGACTGTGTTATTTATTGCTATCAGTCTTGCTGTAGAAAGGCAGATAAGAGTAGAAACGCAAAGGGGAGGCAGCGCGTTGCGGGGGTTCCCCCCGTTGTAGCGACTGCCGTCACTAAGGTTTAACGCAAAGGTACGCAGAGAAAACTTGGTATTATTTATGTTTTAAAATATACACTGATAATAATGAGTGATAACCTCAACTTCTTCTCAGATTACCTTGTTGCTAGTCTACGTCTAGCTGTACCTTTAGCATTTGCGGCCCTTGGAGGATTGTACTCGGAACGGTCGGGGGTGCTAAATATTGCCCTGGAAGGAATGTTGCTGACAGGTGCTTTTGCTAGTGCTACTGCCACCTTTTACACGGGAAATGTTTGGCTTGGTATCTTTGCAGCATTGATAGCTGGGGGATTGGTGGGTCTACTTCATGCTTTTTTGTGTGTAACTTTGCGTGTTGACCAGTTGGTCTCAGGTTTAGCAATTAATCTCGTAGCATCTGGGTTAACATCATTTTTAGCACGGCTAGTTTTTAGCGGTGGTAATGCCCAACGATTGCCAGGAATTGAGGCTATAAAGATTCCTGGTCTTGCTAATATTCCGCTGATTGGGCCGCTACTATTTCAGCAAGATATTTTGGTATATTTGCTGTTAAGTTTAGTTTTTATAACTACATATATATTATTTAATACAAGCTTTGGTCTAACTTTGCGGGCAGTGGGAGAATACCCGCAGGCTGCTGAAACAGCTGGTGTATCAGTGCAATTGGTACGCTACTTAGCAGTCGTAATCAGCGGCTGCCTTGCTAGTTTGGGAGGAGCTGATCTGACTCTAGTTCAGGTAAAATTCTTTGTTGAGGGGATAAGTGCAGGCAAAGGATTTATTGCGATCGCTGCCCTAATTTTTGGCAGATGGCATCCTGTAGCTACTACCTTGGCTTGTTTGCTGTTTGGGGCTACTGAAGCTTTACAACTGCGAATTCAAGCGTTGGGTGCAAATATCCCTTATCAATTTCTCGTGATGTTACCCTATGCGATCGCTCTTTTGGCACTGGTGGGATTAGTGGGTAAATCCACAACTCCAAAGGCGCTGGGTGTTCCTTACTTTCCCGAAAATCGCGATCATTAGTAAATGTTCATTGGTTTCTAATATATATCTAATATGTTAATATTTGCTTGATGGTACTGATAGCTTGTTATGTTCTTCCTTGAAAAGTTCAGCGTAGACAGACAACCTAGTAAGTAACACATAAGCTTATTCGTTTCCAGCCAAAGTAACTCGGCTGAAAAAGCCTTGTGCATTCTCCTAAATAATTACCAGAGAAAAAGACATCAGATATTTTCTGATGATCATGTTTTTCATGCTTAACCTTTATTGAATAGCAACTAATTGCTTATGAATGAACAACCTGTAATTTTGGTTGTAGAAAAAAATCTGCATAATTTAGAATTACTTAATTCTCATCTAAGGATATTAAATCTTTCATGTATTTGTACTAAACAAGGAGTGAGGGCTGTGATATTGGCACAAACTCATCAACCAGATTTAATCTTGTTAGACATGATGCTATCTGATTTAAGCCCATCTCAAGTTATTGATTATCTCAAACACAACTCAAAAACTTCTAGTATCCCGATAATTGCCGTCACACCTTTAATAACTGTAAAAAAGCCCCCTTGTATCATGGTCGCAGGTTGTGACGATTATATTACTAAACCCTATAATTTTAATCAATTGGAAGTTGTTATTCGCCGCCATCTCCGTCAGCTAAATGTCTCACATTCGATTTGGGAATAGATTCGGGATTGCGAACTTCAGGTAATTGTTTTAAAACCACAATAATTCCAGTACGCCCTGTTACTAAATTTGTATTTGTCATCAAATCAATTACAGGAATGCCAAGAATTTCCTCGATCAAAGTTTTTAATTGTGGTTTAATTATTTTATCTAAATATAATCGTACCTGTTCAGCCAAGCTTTCATAACCTTCCTTTAGCAGAGTTTGCTCAGTTTGTGTAACAGAGTTTTCTAGAGAAAGTACAATTTCGGTATCAAAAAAATGACAAATGATTTGGCTAGGACGCTTACCCAGCCTTCCATTATATAAACTTCCGATACGCTGTGATATATCTCTTTCTAGTTGTCCAATAGTAGGTTGTAGCATATGAAATTACTACGTAGTGTTTATTATGATGCTTGTAAAATACTCTTTTTAGGTATTACTTAGGACTGCTGTATCTTCTCACCAGTTTATTTTGTGCCAAATAAGCGATCGCCTGCATCTCCCAATCCAGGGATAATGTACCCATGTTCGTCTAAATGATCATCAATTGCAGCTGTATACAGAGGTACATCAGGGTGCGCCTCGCAGAAATGCTCGATACCTTCTGGTGCAGCGAGTAAACAGACAAACTTAATTGACAAAGGATTAGTTGATTTCAATCTTTCCACCGCTGCGACAGCTGAATTCCCGGTGGCTAGCATTGGGTCAACAACTAGCATATCTCGCTTGTCAACATCATGGGGAACTTTGAAATAATACTCAACAGCAATTAACGTTTTTGGGTCACGGTATAAACCAATATGTCCTACCCGCGCTGATGGTATCAACTCTAGCATTCCATCCAAAATACCTTGCCCTGCCCGCATCACAGAAACTAGCACCAACTTTTTATCAGGGGCAAGCATTGGTGCATTCATTGGGGCTAGTGGTGTTTTAATCGGCTCATATTTTAACGGTAAATCCCGCGTTACTTCATAAGCCAACAGCAGGCTAACTTCTTTAAGAAGGCTACGAAATTTCGTCGTGCTAGTTTCAGCTTTACGCATCAGCGTTAATTTGTGCTGAATCAACGGATGTTCAATTAGTGTTACTTGATTTTGCATATTTTATATTAATTCGTAATTAATAAAACCGCATTTAGTCCGAGTTTCCGGTTTGAATATGTTGCCAGATTTTAGAGACAAGTTAGAAGCTCAGGCTTCCTTAGATCAGAACTTCTCCTATTAGAGACGTTGCGCGAACGGTAAATTATACCAATTTGAAAAAAGAATGTGACAAATAGACCATTTGTAGAGACGCGATTCATCGCGTCTTCATCCAACGATATGTTGCAATCATTAATTGAATTGGTATTAGTATTAGTCATTAGTTATTTACAAATGACAAATGACAAATGACAAATGACAAATGACAAATGACAATTAGAATACTGTCCCATCACTTTCAATTTGAATAGGGGGTACACCACCCATTCTGAGTTCAGCAGCAATTTTGCGTCCAGCCGTCCAGGTTCCCCCTTGCAGAATTTTCACTAACGGCAGTTCTTCAGGACTCATACCCAACTTTTCGCGTACTGTAGCAGCAATTTCATCCAACAAAATTACAGTCAAAGCACGCCATTCAACTATAAATTCTGATGCTACCGAGTGAGATAAACGCAAAACACCTGAGTCTTTGGCACTAATTAATCCTAAATCAAGACATAATCCCCCATTACGATATTCTGGTAATCCGGTGAGGGCGTCTAGACCAGTAATTTCTAAACCCAGTTCTTGAAGTGGTTCTAGAAGAGAGTATGTTAGCCACTGGGACAGTTTATGAAAAGGCACTAAACCATCATCTTTAACAGCTGGATGTTGCCAAACATCTCCCAAATTCACCCCAGCAACTTCTAATCTGCTAGGCCAGATATCACTTAATCCTTCTAAAACTGCACTTAACACAGTTGCAGCTACTAACTTTCCATTTTGAGATTTGCTCAAGAGATAATTGACCAAATTCCCTGGACGTGGATTTTCATTGCCAAACAGACCAGGTGAAGCGACTAAAACTTCACCTAATTTTTGTAATAACTTCAACCGTCCAGAAATTCCTACTAAAGGATTTTCTGGATTTACTTGAAATCCAGCCGTGAGTTCGGTTTCTGTCAATGCTTGCAATCTTTGAGCATCTACTTGCAATAGACTATTGCTAGCAAAAACCCCTTGAGAAAACATCTGGAAACTAGCAACAGCTAACCCTTCAGAACGTCTTAAACTTAACCCAGTATCCTGTTCATCATAACGCCAATTATTTCCCGCACCCGCATCTAACAACACACTGACAATTGCTAAATCAAACTTAGCCGCGGCTTTTTCTAAAGGTGTTAGTCC
This region of Nostoc sp. UHCC 0302 genomic DNA includes:
- a CDS encoding FHA domain-containing protein, which translates into the protein MLKLVPFGQESNKVSAEASMSTYKCPKGHDSTESDFCSDCGSKILGVTEQALDTNTIPSKLTQSIGVETCPACSAPHEADSGVFCEICGYNFVTGVHGEVPIAKEAGEQEGRGAGEAGGEITFSSPVAEWELIVTVDPSLRESESPEAPINQAPLTFRLEKDSNLIGRSSEIRGIHPEVPLDFDDAVSRRHALLNRQPDGSFTLRDIDSANGTKLNGVELQPMVDAPLQDKDEFTLGHWTRIIVKAVRQS
- a CDS encoding BMP family protein produces the protein MAVNFSRRKFIYGSAGLGTSLLVKACSNQTTTPTAAGGEGFKIAIALPGVITDKAWNQSGYEGVNLAKQKLSAETAYVEQVAQADQTEALTDFARKGYNVVIAHGGQFDAAVEQVANQFPNTFFIAVNGSIKGENIAALRIDHLQASYLCGIIGASVTKSNKLAYIAGQEFEATQQELRGFELGAKSVKPDIKITSTFTGDWNDAAKGKEATLALISSGADVIYQWLDNASSAVLQTASDKGVYAFGNTKDQLDIAPNAVLTSAVKRLDIAIAYLAELAKQKQLKGQIYTLGLERPDILFLGKFGTKVPEQVKQKALNTKQEIVGKKITFENCKDGGKDTRCVKKATV
- a CDS encoding ABC transporter ATP-binding protein, which translates into the protein MSYLRLDNITKCFGSFVANDNISFSIANGKIHAILGENGAGKTTLMNIISGLYQPDKGQIYLQEQPVKIPSPNTAINLGIGMIHQHFMLIPELTVTENIILGTENRWRLNLHQKQQEIAVLAQSYGLEIDPSVKVENLPVGTQQRIEILKVLYRQAKLLILDEPTAVLTPPEVESLMAILRQLAAVGNTIIFISHKLEEVMNLCDTVTVLRRGKVVATTTTKESTSQQLAELMVGREVVLQVRKSLASPGKVILSVQDLQVVDERNVTAVDNISFQLRAGEILGIAGVDGNGQRELADAVVGLRTIKQGKIKFGYPPKSAVGYIPEDRQKMGLVLQFSVAQNLILKAFKKLPFSRNFLLQREAIKNNAKSAMQEFDIRATGEDVQVSHLSGGNQQKVVLARELAGEPDLIVAMQPTRGLDVGATAAVHSQLLAERDRGAAILYISTELEELMAMSDRIAVIYRGKFLAILDAQTATVEEIGLLMAGGKK
- a CDS encoding zeta toxin family protein, which translates into the protein MPSLYIIGGANGSGKTTVSMSLLPNFLDCFEYVNADAIAVGLSPFNPDSMALEAGRLMIRRLRSLSNSGSDFAFETTLAARSFAPFLSSCRAKGYTINLIYFWLQSVDLAVERVARRVANGGHSIPEDVIRRRYQQGRRNLISLYLPLCDGWMIYDNSRASPVLLAEQIINQQPIIYINDIWSKIIEG
- a CDS encoding ABC transporter permease, translated to MTTTNRIRFLLPILSPLIAIASALIVGAILISLAGANAIAAYTALFQESLFTYFGFGNTLTKMTPLLFTSLGVLVGLRAGQFNIGGEGQIYLGALGSALIGLYLQGLPGLIHVPLALLAGFLFGAVWGWIPGYLKAVRGVNEVITTLLLNYIAINLVSYLVQNPLKAPTAPSPYSPLIAKSAQLPIILPGSLAHAGILLGLIAAGILWVLLVRSPLGYQIAAVGFNPIAARYAGISVERTIMLVMALAGGLAGLAGATEVMGLKYRLFEQVSPGYGFDAIAIAFLSRGSVFGVILTSLFFAALRSGANVMQRSAGVPVTVVYAIQGLTVLFIAISLAVERQIRVETQRGGSALRGFPPL
- a CDS encoding ABC transporter permease, encoding MSDNLNFFSDYLVASLRLAVPLAFAALGGLYSERSGVLNIALEGMLLTGAFASATATFYTGNVWLGIFAALIAGGLVGLLHAFLCVTLRVDQLVSGLAINLVASGLTSFLARLVFSGGNAQRLPGIEAIKIPGLANIPLIGPLLFQQDILVYLLLSLVFITTYILFNTSFGLTLRAVGEYPQAAETAGVSVQLVRYLAVVISGCLASLGGADLTLVQVKFFVEGISAGKGFIAIAALIFGRWHPVATTLACLLFGATEALQLRIQALGANIPYQFLVMLPYAIALLALVGLVGKSTTPKALGVPYFPENRDH
- a CDS encoding response regulator codes for the protein MNEQPVILVVEKNLHNLELLNSHLRILNLSCICTKQGVRAVILAQTHQPDLILLDMMLSDLSPSQVIDYLKHNSKTSSIPIIAVTPLITVKKPPCIMVAGCDDYITKPYNFNQLEVVIRRHLRQLNVSHSIWE
- a CDS encoding DUF2294 domain-containing protein; protein product: MLQPTIGQLERDISQRIGSLYNGRLGKRPSQIICHFFDTEIVLSLENSVTQTEQTLLKEGYESLAEQVRLYLDKIIKPQLKTLIEEILGIPVIDLMTNTNLVTGRTGIIVVLKQLPEVRNPESIPKSNVRHLADGDGGE
- the upp gene encoding uracil phosphoribosyltransferase is translated as MQNQVTLIEHPLIQHKLTLMRKAETSTTKFRSLLKEVSLLLAYEVTRDLPLKYEPIKTPLAPMNAPMLAPDKKLVLVSVMRAGQGILDGMLELIPSARVGHIGLYRDPKTLIAVEYYFKVPHDVDKRDMLVVDPMLATGNSAVAAVERLKSTNPLSIKFVCLLAAPEGIEHFCEAHPDVPLYTAAIDDHLDEHGYIIPGLGDAGDRLFGTK
- a CDS encoding URC4/urg3 family protein — translated: MERTAEAQRTQRKEVVAYLRSPVAIRERCGQLFTLVNEGNSNHFTCDLTQLGRVADYVIEVMRCEYPNLQIPFHSRWRHFEVRGIPRLGQLDSRLTGLTPLEKAAAKFDLAIVSVLLDAGAGNNWRYDEQDTGLSLRRSEGLAVASFQMFSQGVFASNSLLQVDAQRLQALTETELTAGFQVNPENPLVGISGRLKLLQKLGEVLVASPGLFGNENPRPGNLVNYLLSKSQNGKLVAATVLSAVLEGLSDIWPSRLEVAGVNLGDVWQHPAVKDDGLVPFHKLSQWLTYSLLEPLQELGLEITGLDALTGLPEYRNGGLCLDLGLISAKDSGVLRLSHSVASEFIVEWRALTVILLDEIAATVREKLGMSPEELPLVKILQGGTWTAGRKIAAELRMGGVPPIQIESDGTVF